One window of the Fusobacterium animalis 7_1 genome contains the following:
- a CDS encoding AAA family ATPase has product MIIKKVQLENYRSHSNITVEFTKGINLILGKNGRGKTSILEAISTVMFNTKDRSGKETGKSYIKFGEKSSKVDIDFIANDGREYNLKTEFFKTKPKKQTLKDMTGSEYDGDIQEKLEELCGIKKGFEETYENIVIAKQNEFINIFKAKPKDREEIFNKIFNTQIYKEMYDSFLKEAVDKYKEKVKDLDKEISFLKENIEDKEQITSFLKEEKEIEKNLQDRFKNINVVSKNLENEIKDYETTEIELNNLIKNIKDEENKIKKYLNILKENIIKAKQAKKAKIIVKETEKYYLEYLNIENKLKDLRENLDNLLEEQKLNTQYQNNIEKLEISNKNLKVDISNLEENISKNSEKKENLENEISNLKIKEENLDLKLKKYISLLDELEKLENFKDKKLEDKLKKTTEIDILKKELISKKDLFKTINIEIIEEKLSNFQELEKELKLLEEQKIIFETEIKTLKKSSKELSDKICPFLNEKCQNLEDKEAEDYFSSKISIKTEDLENLKKNIEEKTQILVEKVVFEDRKKQYFELEKSIKNLELSLKNEEINLKEIELDIKNLDMNIQKLIENQEFKNSQMLREKKKELEVELRNLNLGEKRENLKNLLEILEIEKEKILKNQNSIENNLKEIDEFSKKIKEDTNKNIESIKSEIKTFENKLDILKNPYNEYLKNNVLAEDLDNLLLKVDKNIKELYSLRTKKNLLKEKVSDLEEKIKNIKIAELKEKYDIIKEELNEINKKLGSSQEKIENYKKILEKISSQEEKQKKLLIEFKKLENKFNKASLIRNEVGQMGRAISKYMLSGISNIASVNFNKITGRTERIEWSNEEKDKYAVYLVGQERKIAFEQLSGGEQVSVAIAIRGTMTEYFTNSKFMILDEPTNNLDTERKKLLAEYMGEILNNLEQSIIVTHDDTFREMAEKIIEL; this is encoded by the coding sequence ATGATAATTAAAAAAGTGCAACTTGAAAATTATCGTTCTCATTCTAATATAACTGTTGAATTTACCAAGGGAATAAACCTTATTTTAGGTAAGAATGGGAGAGGTAAAACTTCTATACTTGAAGCTATTAGTACAGTTATGTTTAATACTAAGGATAGAAGTGGCAAGGAAACAGGGAAAAGCTATATTAAATTTGGTGAAAAATCTTCAAAGGTAGATATAGATTTTATTGCTAATGATGGTAGAGAATATAATTTAAAAACTGAATTTTTTAAAACAAAACCTAAAAAACAAACTTTAAAAGATATGACAGGTTCTGAATATGATGGAGATATTCAAGAAAAATTGGAAGAACTTTGTGGAATTAAAAAAGGTTTTGAAGAAACTTATGAAAATATAGTTATTGCTAAGCAAAATGAGTTTATAAATATCTTTAAAGCTAAGCCAAAGGATAGAGAAGAAATATTTAATAAGATTTTTAATACTCAAATATATAAGGAAATGTATGATAGCTTTTTAAAGGAAGCTGTTGATAAATATAAAGAAAAAGTAAAAGATTTAGACAAAGAAATATCTTTTTTAAAAGAAAATATAGAAGATAAAGAACAGATTACAAGTTTTCTTAAAGAGGAAAAAGAGATAGAAAAAAATTTACAAGATAGATTTAAAAATATTAATGTTGTATCTAAAAATTTAGAAAATGAAATTAAAGACTATGAAACAACAGAAATAGAGTTAAATAATCTGATTAAAAATATTAAAGATGAAGAAAATAAAATAAAGAAATATCTAAACATTTTAAAAGAAAATATTATTAAAGCAAAACAAGCTAAGAAAGCAAAAATAATTGTTAAAGAAACTGAAAAATATTATCTTGAATACTTGAATATTGAAAATAAATTAAAAGATTTAAGAGAAAATCTTGATAATTTATTGGAAGAGCAAAAATTAAATACCCAATATCAAAATAATATTGAAAAATTGGAAATATCTAATAAAAATTTAAAAGTTGATATTAGCAATTTAGAAGAAAATATTTCTAAAAATTCTGAAAAAAAAGAAAATTTAGAAAATGAAATATCTAATCTTAAAATTAAAGAAGAAAACTTAGATTTAAAATTAAAAAAATATATAAGTTTACTTGATGAATTAGAAAAATTAGAAAATTTTAAAGATAAAAAATTAGAAGATAAATTAAAGAAAACGACAGAAATTGACATTCTAAAAAAAGAATTAATTTCTAAAAAAGATTTATTTAAAACAATTAATATTGAAATAATTGAAGAAAAATTATCTAATTTTCAAGAACTTGAAAAAGAATTAAAACTTTTAGAAGAACAAAAAATTATTTTTGAAACTGAAATAAAAACCTTGAAAAAATCAAGTAAAGAACTGTCAGATAAGATTTGCCCATTTTTAAATGAAAAATGCCAAAACTTAGAAGACAAAGAGGCAGAAGATTATTTTTCCTCTAAAATTTCTATAAAAACAGAAGATTTAGAAAATTTGAAAAAAAATATAGAAGAAAAAACTCAAATTCTAGTTGAAAAAGTAGTTTTTGAAGATAGGAAAAAGCAATATTTTGAGCTTGAAAAATCTATAAAAAATTTAGAACTTTCTTTAAAAAATGAAGAGATTAATTTAAAAGAAATTGAATTAGATATTAAAAACTTGGATATGAATATTCAAAAACTTATTGAAAATCAAGAATTTAAAAATAGTCAAATGCTAAGAGAAAAGAAAAAAGAATTGGAAGTTGAACTTAGAAATCTAAACTTGGGTGAAAAAAGAGAAAATTTAAAAAATCTTCTTGAAATTTTAGAAATTGAAAAAGAAAAGATTTTAAAAAATCAAAACTCAATAGAAAATAATTTAAAAGAAATTGATGAATTTTCAAAGAAAATTAAAGAGGATACAAATAAAAATATTGAGAGCATAAAATCAGAAATAAAAACTTTTGAAAATAAACTTGATATTTTAAAAAATCCTTATAATGAATATTTAAAAAATAATGTTTTGGCAGAAGATTTAGATAATTTACTTTTAAAAGTAGATAAAAATATTAAAGAGCTTTATTCTTTAAGGACTAAGAAAAATTTATTAAAAGAAAAAGTATCTGATTTAGAAGAAAAAATAAAAAATATAAAAATAGCTGAACTAAAAGAAAAATATGATATTATTAAAGAAGAATTAAATGAAATCAATAAAAAATTAGGTTCATCACAAGAAAAAATTGAAAACTATAAGAAAATATTAGAAAAAATATCTTCACAAGAAGAGAAACAAAAAAAATTACTTATTGAATTTAAGAAATTAGAAAATAAATTTAATAAGGCAAGTTTAATAAGAAATGAAGTAGGACAAATGGGTAGAGCTATTTCTAAGTATATGCTTAGTGGCATTAGCAATATTGCAAGTGTTAATTTTAATAAGATTACAGGTAGAACTGAAAGAATTGAATGGAGTAATGAAGAAAAAGATAAGTATGCTGTATATTTAGTAGGGCAGGAAAGAAAAATTGCTTTTGAGCAACTATCAGGAGGAGAGCAAGTTTCTGTTGCAATAGCAATAAGAGGAACTATGACAGAATATTTTACTAATTCTAAATTTATGATTTTAGATGAACCTACAAATAATCTTGATACTGAAAGAAAAAAACTACTTGCAGAGTATATGGGAGAAATTTTAAACAACTTAGAGCAAAGTATAATAGTTACTCACGATGATACATTTAGAGAAATGGCTGAAAAAATAATAGAATTATAG
- a CDS encoding epoxyqueuosine reductase QueH — MKINYDLKMEEILKEVTQSGKKKRLLIHSCCGPCSSSVLEYLKDYFKIDIYYYNPNITFDYEYYARKQEQKDMLKKLNYDMNVIEGIYNPKKDFFEKIKGLENEKEGGKRCYSCYDIRIRETAKKAKEEGYDFFSTVLSISPLKNVNYINEIGEKYSKEYDIPFLFADFKKKNRYLRSVQISKELNMYRQEYCGCIFSKVEKEQRDREKALKEKQEGEVKND; from the coding sequence ATGAAAATAAATTATGATTTAAAAATGGAAGAAATTTTAAAGGAAGTTACTCAGAGTGGAAAGAAAAAAAGATTGCTTATTCACTCTTGTTGTGGTCCTTGTAGTTCATCTGTTTTAGAATATTTAAAAGATTATTTTAAAATAGATATTTACTATTACAACCCTAATATAACCTTTGATTATGAATATTATGCTAGAAAACAAGAACAAAAAGATATGTTAAAAAAATTAAATTATGATATGAATGTTATTGAAGGAATTTATAATCCAAAGAAAGATTTTTTTGAAAAAATAAAAGGGCTTGAAAATGAGAAAGAAGGAGGAAAGAGATGTTACTCTTGTTATGATATAAGAATAAGAGAAACAGCTAAAAAAGCTAAGGAAGAGGGTTATGATTTTTTTAGTACAGTTTTAAGTATAAGTCCATTGAAAAATGTGAACTATATAAATGAGATAGGAGAAAAATATTCCAAAGAATATGATATTCCATTTTTATTTGCAGATTTTAAAAAGAAAAATAGATATTTAAGGTCGGTACAAATTTCAAAAGAATTAAATATGTATAGACAGGAATATTGTGGCTGTATATTTTCAAAAGTAGAAAAAGAACAAAGAGATAGAGAAAAAGCTTTAAAAGAAAAACAGGAGGGAGAAGTAAAAAATGACTAG
- a CDS encoding metallophosphoesterase family protein produces the protein MKIVHCSDLHLGKRFSGNKDYVKKRYMDFFNAFATFIDKVEEIKPDVCLIAGDIFDKKEINPDILSKTEYLFKKLKDSVKKDIIAIEGNHDNSRILEESWLEYLQEQNILKVFYYNKDFEEKNYLKIDDINFYPVGYPGFMIDEALTKLSEKLNPQEKNIVVVHTGISGSTNTLPGLVSTSILDLFKDKAIYIAGGHIHSFTTYPKEKPYFFVSGSLEFSNVQNEKSDKKGFILFDTDTLNYEFIELEHRKRIKKDFSYSNFSNLEDKFENFVKRLNLTGEEILVISVSLNNNDYINTESLENIAEKNGALKTHILIKNILNIGASEENNSDLSIDELEKNLINTWNISEIEKFSKSFSRLKELFSNDDRDSFLELFDKTLEVNEDDN, from the coding sequence ATGAAAATAGTACATTGTTCAGATTTACATTTAGGTAAAAGGTTTAGTGGAAATAAAGACTATGTCAAAAAAAGATATATGGATTTTTTTAATGCTTTTGCAACTTTTATTGATAAGGTAGAGGAAATAAAACCTGATGTATGTTTGATTGCAGGAGATATTTTTGATAAAAAAGAAATTAATCCTGATATACTTTCTAAAACTGAATATCTATTTAAAAAACTAAAAGATAGTGTCAAAAAAGATATAATAGCTATTGAGGGAAACCACGATAATTCTAGAATTTTAGAAGAGTCTTGGCTTGAATATCTACAAGAACAAAATATTTTAAAAGTCTTTTACTATAATAAAGATTTTGAGGAAAAAAATTATCTAAAAATAGATGATATAAATTTTTATCCAGTAGGTTATCCTGGTTTTATGATAGATGAAGCCTTGACTAAACTTTCTGAAAAACTAAATCCCCAAGAAAAGAATATAGTTGTAGTTCACACTGGAATTTCAGGAAGTACAAACACTTTACCTGGGCTAGTTTCCACTTCCATATTAGATTTATTTAAAGATAAGGCTATATATATTGCAGGTGGACATATACATTCATTTACAACTTATCCAAAGGAAAAACCTTATTTTTTTGTTTCAGGTTCTTTGGAGTTTTCTAATGTTCAAAATGAAAAATCTGATAAAAAAGGCTTTATCTTATTTGATACAGATACTTTAAACTATGAATTTATAGAGTTAGAACATAGAAAAAGAATAAAAAAAGATTTTTCATATAGTAATTTTTCAAATTTAGAAGATAAGTTTGAAAATTTTGTTAAAAGATTAAATTTAACAGGTGAAGAAATCTTAGTTATTTCTGTATCTCTAAATAATAACGATTATATAAACACTGAAAGCTTAGAAAATATTGCTGAAAAGAATGGAGCTCTAAAAACACATATTTTAATAAAAAATATTTTAAATATAGGAGCTAGTGAAGAAAATAATTCTGATTTAAGTATAGATGAATTAGAAAAAAATTTAATAAATACTTGGAATATCTCTGAGATTGAAAAATTTTCTAAAAGTTTTAGCAGACTTAAAGAATTATTTTCAAATGATGATAGAGATAGTTTTTTAGAATTGTTTGATAAAACTTTGGAGGTGAATGAAGATGATAATTAA
- a CDS encoding transglycosylase domain-containing protein — MKKILILLLKIIGALFIVGVIGVFAIIIKYRLELPNMQSMVEDYKPQMATTIYDKNNKVVDTLSVEAREVVKLEDVSPYIKDAFLSIEDKQFYSHHGLNFKGIARAVITTFLKGRATQGGSSITQQLAKNAFLTPEKTFSRKVKEAILTYQIERTYTKDEILERYLNEIYYGSGSYGIKNAAEQYFKKDVKDLNIAESALLAGIPNRPTKYDPNRNLENALHRQRIILKEMYDDGKITKEQYDEALAYKFELENEDNVKNVPANTSIIYNKRTKNTYKNPELTTIVEDYLAEIYDEEQIYTSGLKIYTTIDLDYQKVAKETFNSYPYFKNKEINGAMITLDPFTGGIVSIVGGKNFKAGNFDRATMARRQLGSSFKPFVYLEALENGFETYSVVVNDFVAFGKWAPKNFDGRYSYNSTLVNSLNLSLNVPAVKLLDAITVDKFKEGIGDNIKLTSEVKDLTAALGSVDSTPVNVAANFSIFVNGGYIVKPNIIREIRDNQDILIYVADIEKTKVFDSVDVSAITAMLKTVVSNGTATRARVVDKSGRPIQQGGKTGTTNEHRTAWFVGITPEYVTVCYIGRDDNKPMYGKMTGGSAVAPMWAKYYQALINKGLYTPGKFEFLENYLETGDLVKQNIDIYSGLLDGPNSKEFTVRKGRLQVESAGKYKNGIASVFGLDGNVSNGAGIDVSDGMIIDTGSEEGTVTEGGTGEETTQTPHTNTPTTSTGGNTPPVQNNNSNNKDGDSLTNRLLGD, encoded by the coding sequence ATGAAAAAAATACTTATTCTTTTATTAAAAATTATAGGAGCATTGTTTATTGTAGGAGTAATAGGAGTTTTTGCAATAATTATAAAATATAGATTAGAATTACCAAATATGCAGAGTATGGTTGAAGATTACAAACCACAAATGGCAACAACAATTTATGATAAAAATAATAAAGTTGTGGATACCTTGTCTGTTGAGGCAAGAGAAGTTGTGAAACTTGAAGATGTTTCTCCCTATATAAAAGATGCTTTTTTATCTATTGAAGATAAACAATTTTATTCTCACCATGGCTTAAATTTCAAAGGAATAGCAAGAGCAGTTATTACAACTTTTTTAAAGGGAAGAGCAACACAAGGTGGGAGCTCTATAACTCAACAATTAGCTAAAAATGCTTTTTTAACACCTGAAAAAACATTTTCAAGAAAGGTAAAAGAAGCAATTTTAACTTATCAAATAGAAAGAACTTATACAAAAGATGAAATCTTAGAAAGATACTTAAATGAAATATACTATGGTTCAGGTTCTTATGGTATAAAAAATGCAGCAGAACAATATTTTAAAAAAGATGTTAAAGACTTGAATATTGCAGAATCTGCTTTACTTGCTGGTATTCCAAATAGACCTACAAAGTATGATCCAAATAGAAATTTAGAAAATGCTTTACATAGACAAAGAATTATTTTAAAAGAAATGTATGATGATGGAAAAATTACAAAAGAGCAATATGATGAAGCCTTAGCATACAAATTTGAGTTAGAAAATGAAGATAATGTAAAAAATGTTCCTGCTAATACTTCAATTATTTATAATAAAAGAACTAAAAATACATATAAAAATCCTGAACTTACAACAATAGTTGAAGATTATCTAGCAGAAATTTATGATGAAGAACAAATTTATACTTCTGGTTTAAAAATTTACACAACTATTGACTTAGATTATCAAAAAGTGGCTAAGGAAACATTTAATAGTTATCCATATTTTAAAAATAAAGAAATAAATGGAGCTATGATTACATTAGATCCATTTACTGGTGGGATAGTATCAATAGTTGGTGGAAAGAATTTTAAAGCTGGTAACTTTGATAGAGCAACTATGGCAAGAAGACAGTTAGGATCATCATTTAAACCATTTGTGTATTTAGAAGCCTTAGAAAATGGATTTGAAACTTACTCTGTTGTAGTAAATGACTTTGTTGCTTTTGGAAAATGGGCACCTAAAAACTTTGATGGTAGATACAGTTATAATTCTACCCTTGTAAATTCATTGAATTTATCTCTAAATGTTCCAGCAGTAAAATTATTAGATGCAATAACTGTTGATAAATTTAAAGAAGGAATTGGAGACAATATAAAATTGACATCTGAGGTTAAAGATTTAACTGCCGCACTTGGTTCAGTTGACAGTACTCCTGTAAATGTTGCAGCTAACTTTTCTATCTTTGTAAATGGTGGTTATATTGTAAAACCAAATATTATAAGAGAAATTAGAGATAATCAAGATATACTTATCTATGTTGCAGATATAGAAAAAACAAAAGTATTTGATAGTGTTGATGTAAGTGCAATAACTGCTATGTTAAAAACAGTTGTAAGTAATGGTACTGCTACAAGAGCAAGAGTTGTAGATAAAAGTGGTAGACCTATACAACAAGGTGGAAAAACAGGAACAACTAATGAACATAGAACAGCTTGGTTTGTTGGAATAACTCCTGAATATGTAACAGTTTGCTATATAGGTAGAGATGATAATAAACCTATGTATGGTAAGATGACAGGAGGAAGTGCTGTTGCACCTATGTGGGCTAAGTATTATCAAGCTCTTATAAATAAAGGACTATATACACCAGGAAAATTTGAATTCTTAGAAAACTATTTAGAAACTGGTGACTTAGTAAAACAAAATATTGATATATATTCTGGCTTATTAGATGGACCTAACAGTAAAGAATTTACTGTAAGAAAAGGTAGACTTCAAGTTGAAAGTGCTGGTAAATATAAAAATGGTATTGCTTCTGTCTTTGGCTTAGATGGAAATGTATCAAATGGAGCAGGTATTGATGTATCTGATGGAATGATAATTGATACTGGTAGTGAAGAAGGTACAGTTACAGAAGGAGGTACTGGTGAGGAAACTACTCAAACTCCTCACACAAATACACCTACTACTTCAACAGGAGGAAATACTCCACCTGTTCAAAACAATAATTCTAATAATAAAGATGGAGATAGCCTAACAAATAGACTTTTAGGAGATTAA
- a CDS encoding toxin-antitoxin system YwqK family antitoxin has product MKKFLIILTFIFCSLLGFADNVNVGVRIPLGEQKVELDFNVKLLLGMIKAENNPKYKKLLDYIDENLAKKGEVKYSANTSLKRASSEVFSENGELLYEEKLPKEFMNFVNYSLSAADDKAKVKKFIKGSYEKPAYMIISKNNGKPKIFIERSMEPDEHKIKTTTEVTLKRELTEAEKKELLSLKNDKLITKYKSYVDSEISKAYTDNNLTMVQEFKNLTETSIAYIKNNESVKKEIKYTDNTLSNGTMKSYKNDKLMEEIIFENSMPKLQKMYYDNGNLAVEIPMKNGEVNGEAKNYYENGKIKEVYSFKNGKKEGIGKEYSETGEIIKEVLYKDDEEVKKIK; this is encoded by the coding sequence ATGAAAAAATTTCTAATTATTTTAACATTTATTTTTTGTAGTTTACTTGGTTTTGCAGATAATGTTAATGTGGGAGTAAGAATACCTTTAGGTGAGCAAAAAGTTGAACTAGATTTTAATGTAAAATTGTTATTGGGAATGATTAAGGCTGAAAATAATCCTAAATATAAGAAATTATTAGATTATATTGACGAAAATTTAGCTAAAAAAGGGGAAGTTAAGTACTCTGCTAATACAAGTTTAAAAAGAGCCTCTTCAGAAGTTTTTTCAGAAAATGGTGAATTATTATATGAAGAAAAATTACCAAAAGAATTTATGAATTTTGTAAATTACTCTTTGAGTGCTGCAGATGATAAAGCAAAAGTTAAAAAATTTATAAAAGGTTCTTATGAAAAACCTGCCTATATGATTATTAGCAAAAATAATGGAAAACCTAAAATTTTCATAGAAAGAAGTATGGAACCTGATGAACATAAAATAAAAACTACAACAGAAGTTACACTAAAAAGAGAATTAACAGAAGCTGAAAAGAAAGAACTATTAAGTTTAAAAAATGATAAATTAATAACAAAATATAAGAGTTATGTTGATAGTGAAATTTCAAAGGCTTACACAGATAATAATTTGACTATGGTTCAAGAATTTAAAAATTTAACAGAAACTTCTATTGCATATATTAAAAATAATGAGAGTGTTAAAAAAGAAATAAAATATACAGATAATACTCTTTCAAATGGAACTATGAAAAGCTATAAAAATGATAAATTAATGGAAGAAATTATTTTTGAAAACTCTATGCCAAAATTACAAAAAATGTACTATGATAATGGAAATTTAGCCGTTGAAATTCCTATGAAAAATGGAGAAGTTAATGGGGAAGCTAAAAACTATTATGAAAATGGAAAAATTAAAGAAGTATATTCATTTAAAAATGGAAAAAAAGAAGGTATAGGAAAAGAATATAGTGAAACAGGTGAGATAATTAAAGAAGTATTATACAAAGATGACGAGGAAGTTAAAAAAATTAAATAA